The proteins below are encoded in one region of Microbispora sp. NBC_01189:
- a CDS encoding S-adenosylmethionine:tRNA ribosyltransferase-isomerase produces MTGTGGPAGADGRAATGDAALRGNRPAGVIGEPGRPRASGDSLTFALAAPLEAREPPEARGLRRDEVRLLVSRRDTGEVTHHVFADLPSLLAPGDLLVVNDSATLPAAVRLDRLAVHFSGRLASGDWLVELRRRTATATEPYLGAAPGEWLPLPGGATLRLAGRETARLWRARLDRDVLSYLAAHGVPIRYGYVRRDWPLADYQTVFGVEPGSAEMPSAGRPFTPELVTALVSRGIGVAPITLHTGVASPEKDEPPYPEWFSVSARTALLANLTRAHGGRVIAVGTTVVRALETAARPPVAGPHLGEPWPDGGGVRALSGWTSHVVTPAEGVRAVDGLITGLHEPRSSHLMMLSAITGTGMLAGAYEEALREGYLWHEFGDSHLIL; encoded by the coding sequence ATGACCGGCACCGGCGGGCCGGCGGGGGCCGACGGGCGGGCGGCGACCGGGGATGCGGCACTGCGTGGGAACCGGCCGGCGGGGGTGATCGGGGAGCCCGGCAGGCCGCGGGCGTCGGGCGATTCGCTGACGTTCGCGCTCGCGGCGCCGCTGGAGGCCCGTGAGCCGCCCGAGGCACGCGGGCTGCGCCGCGACGAGGTCAGGCTGCTGGTCTCCCGCCGCGACACCGGTGAGGTCACCCATCACGTCTTCGCCGACCTGCCGTCGCTGCTGGCCCCGGGCGACCTGCTCGTGGTGAACGACTCCGCCACCCTGCCCGCGGCCGTACGGCTCGACCGCCTGGCCGTGCACTTCTCGGGCCGGCTCGCGTCCGGCGACTGGCTGGTGGAGTTGCGCCGCCGTACGGCCACGGCGACGGAGCCCTATCTCGGCGCGGCACCGGGGGAATGGCTGCCGCTACCGGGAGGGGCCACGCTGCGCCTGGCCGGGCGGGAGACGGCGCGGCTGTGGCGGGCCCGCCTGGACCGCGACGTGCTCTCCTACCTCGCCGCGCACGGCGTGCCGATCCGGTACGGCTACGTGCGGCGCGACTGGCCGCTCGCCGACTACCAGACGGTCTTCGGGGTCGAGCCCGGCAGCGCGGAGATGCCGAGCGCGGGCCGTCCGTTCACCCCGGAACTCGTGACCGCGCTGGTCAGCCGGGGCATCGGCGTCGCGCCGATCACGCTGCACACCGGCGTCGCGTCTCCGGAGAAGGACGAACCGCCCTATCCGGAGTGGTTCTCGGTCTCCGCGCGTACGGCCCTGCTGGCGAACCTCACCCGCGCGCACGGGGGCCGGGTGATCGCCGTCGGCACGACGGTCGTACGCGCTCTGGAGACGGCGGCGCGGCCTCCGGTCGCCGGGCCGCACCTGGGGGAGCCGTGGCCGGACGGCGGCGGGGTGCGGGCGCTCTCGGGGTGGACCTCCCATGTGGTCACCCCGGCGGAAGGCGTCCGCGCGGTGGACGGGCTCATCACCGGCCTGCACGAGCCGCGTTCGAGTCACCTGATGATGCTGTCGGCGATCACCGGGACCGGGATGCTGGCCGGCGCGTACGAGGAGGCGTTGCGGGAGGGCTACCTGTGGCACGAGTTCGGCGACAGCCATCTCATTTTGTGA
- a CDS encoding SDR family NAD(P)-dependent oxidoreductase, whose translation MRQALITGASRGLGLALAKALAADGWSLLLTARGEEDLMSAAFDLGARAIPGDVADPAHVARLAEAVPELDLLVNNASGLGPAPLPRLADYPPAALRALFETNVIGPLALIQATLPALRKRRGAIVNISSDAAVGAYEGWGGYGATKAALDQVSNVLAAEEPDVAVWWVDPGEMRTRMLAEAVGEEEAGTAPPPESVAPALLRLVADRPEPGRFTRGDLR comes from the coding sequence ATGAGACAGGCACTCATCACCGGAGCGTCGCGAGGGCTGGGACTGGCCCTCGCCAAAGCGCTCGCCGCCGACGGCTGGTCGCTCCTCCTCACCGCGCGGGGCGAGGAGGACCTGATGTCCGCGGCCTTCGACCTCGGCGCCCGGGCCATCCCCGGGGACGTCGCCGATCCCGCGCACGTGGCCCGGCTCGCCGAGGCCGTCCCCGAGCTGGACCTGCTCGTCAACAACGCGAGCGGGCTCGGCCCGGCCCCGCTGCCCAGGCTCGCCGACTATCCGCCGGCCGCCCTGCGGGCCCTGTTCGAGACGAACGTGATCGGGCCGCTGGCGCTGATCCAGGCCACGCTGCCCGCGTTGCGCAAGCGGCGGGGCGCGATCGTGAACATCTCCTCCGACGCCGCCGTGGGGGCGTACGAGGGCTGGGGCGGGTACGGCGCGACCAAGGCCGCCCTCGACCAGGTCTCCAACGTCCTCGCCGCCGAGGAGCCCGACGTCGCCGTGTGGTGGGTGGACCCGGGCGAGATGCGGACCCGCATGCTGGCGGAGGCGGTCGGCGAGGAGGAGGCCGGGACGGCGCCGCCTCCGGAGAGCGTGGCGCCGGCCCTGCTGCGCCTCGTCGCCGACCGCCCCGAGCCGGGCCGCTTCACCCGCGGAGACCTGCGATGA
- a CDS encoding GAF domain-containing sensor histidine kinase, with product MPEPADTVPPPEPLRPGPDTCARDRDDRDRDAVLHAVSSAVLAVTRHLSVREVLQVIVRSARRLLDARYAALGVPDDDGAFAEFVAEGISDEQWKAIGPTPRQHGMLGALLREGRPVRLPDIRQDPRYGWWPKAHPVLTDFLGVPITDGDTVLGIIFLSNKRTPGGFDEADEDLLTLFAAHAAIALTNARLYERGRELTVIEERTRMARELHDAVSQKLFSLRLTARAAAALARTEPERAAEAIERVERMAGEALTELRAVIVELRPPELDRYGLVESLREQVALLDRLHPATVAFAAEGEQPGDLPPEVEVAVLRVAQEALHNAVRHAGAGRIGVRLTRAAATLALEVSDDGAGFDSDDMSGTAARGLGLPSMGDRAQAVGGTLSVSSTPGRGTTVRLEVPA from the coding sequence GTGCCCGAGCCCGCCGACACCGTCCCCCCGCCCGAGCCGCTCCGGCCGGGCCCGGACACGTGCGCCCGGGATCGCGACGACCGGGATCGGGACGCCGTGCTGCACGCGGTCAGTTCGGCCGTGCTCGCGGTGACCCGCCACCTGTCGGTCCGCGAGGTCCTCCAGGTCATCGTGCGGTCCGCGCGGCGGCTGCTGGACGCCCGCTACGCCGCGCTCGGCGTGCCGGACGACGACGGCGCGTTCGCCGAGTTCGTGGCCGAGGGCATCTCCGACGAGCAGTGGAAGGCCATCGGCCCCACCCCGCGCCAGCACGGCATGCTGGGCGCTTTGCTGCGCGAGGGAAGGCCGGTCCGGCTGCCCGACATCCGTCAGGATCCGCGGTACGGGTGGTGGCCGAAGGCCCATCCGGTGCTCACGGACTTCCTCGGCGTGCCGATCACGGACGGCGACACCGTGCTCGGGATCATCTTCCTGTCCAACAAACGGACGCCCGGCGGGTTCGACGAGGCCGACGAGGACCTGCTGACGTTGTTCGCGGCGCACGCCGCCATCGCGCTCACCAACGCCCGGCTCTACGAGCGCGGGCGCGAGCTCACGGTGATAGAGGAACGCACGCGGATGGCCCGCGAGCTGCACGACGCCGTCAGCCAGAAGCTGTTCTCGCTGCGGCTGACCGCGCGGGCCGCCGCGGCGCTGGCCCGCACCGAACCCGAGCGGGCGGCCGAGGCGATCGAGCGGGTCGAGCGGATGGCGGGGGAGGCGCTGACGGAGTTGCGCGCCGTGATCGTGGAACTGCGCCCGCCCGAGCTGGACCGGTACGGCCTCGTGGAGAGCCTGCGCGAGCAGGTGGCCCTGCTCGACCGCCTGCATCCCGCGACCGTCGCGTTCGCGGCCGAGGGCGAGCAGCCCGGCGACCTGCCGCCCGAGGTCGAGGTCGCCGTGCTCCGGGTCGCCCAGGAGGCGCTGCACAACGCCGTACGGCACGCCGGGGCCGGCCGCATCGGCGTACGCCTCACGCGCGCCGCGGCCACCCTGGCGCTGGAGGTGTCCGACGACGGCGCGGGCTTCGACAGCGACGACATGAGCGGGACGGCGGCGCGCGGCCTGGGGCTGCCCTCGATGGGCGACCGGGCCCAGGCCGTCGGCGGCACGCTGTCGGTCTCCTCCACGCCCGGCCGCGGCACGACCGTACGACTGGAGGTGCCCGCGTGA
- a CDS encoding response regulator transcription factor, with protein sequence MIRVLIADDHPVVRQGLRTFLEIQEDIGVVGEAADGAEAVALTESLAPDVLLLDLRMPVLDGLGALAELSGRDVRVIVLTSVSDRGDVAPAMRAGAAGFLYKDVDPAALVRAIHAVHAGQILLAPEAAEAMLSAERERPEQAAALTDREREVLRHLAAGRSNREIARALVVAEKTVKTHVSNVLMKLGVQDRTQAALYAVRHGLA encoded by the coding sequence GTGATCCGCGTGCTCATCGCCGACGACCACCCCGTCGTACGGCAGGGACTGCGCACGTTCCTGGAGATCCAGGAGGACATCGGCGTCGTCGGCGAGGCGGCCGACGGCGCCGAGGCCGTCGCGCTGACCGAGTCGCTCGCCCCCGACGTGCTGCTGCTCGATCTGAGGATGCCGGTGCTCGACGGCCTCGGCGCGCTGGCGGAGCTGAGCGGGCGGGACGTGCGGGTGATCGTCCTCACGTCGGTGAGCGACCGCGGCGACGTCGCCCCGGCCATGCGGGCGGGCGCGGCGGGCTTCCTCTACAAGGACGTGGACCCGGCCGCGCTCGTGCGGGCGATCCACGCCGTGCACGCCGGGCAGATCCTGCTCGCGCCGGAGGCGGCCGAGGCGATGCTGTCGGCGGAGCGTGAGCGGCCGGAGCAGGCGGCCGCGCTGACCGACCGGGAGCGCGAGGTGCTGCGGCACCTCGCGGCGGGACGGTCGAACCGGGAGATCGCCCGTGCGCTGGTGGTGGCGGAGAAGACGGTGAAGACCCACGTCTCCAACGTCCTCATGAAGCTCGGCGTGCAGGACCGCACCCAGGCCGCGCTCTACGCCGTACGGCACGGCCTGGCCTGA
- a CDS encoding ABC transporter ATP-binding protein, producing MGGQVLQLQDVAVRRDGATLLRGIDWSVREDERWVIIGPNGAGKTTLLQVAASLLFPTEGSVEILGERLGQTDVFDLRPRIGLASAALSERIPPDEKVIDLVLTASYAILGRWNEEYDSNDVTRAVELIDQLGCAHLIRRRFSTLSEGERKRVQIARALMPDPELLLLDEPAAGLDVAGREDLVRRLGALAQDPASPTMVLVTHHVEEIPAGFTHVLLLRGGAVVDEGPIETAMTAENLSATFGVPLHLDQGQTGRWYARPL from the coding sequence ATGGGCGGTCAGGTGCTTCAGCTTCAGGACGTGGCCGTCCGCAGGGACGGCGCCACCCTGCTGCGCGGCATCGACTGGAGCGTGCGTGAGGACGAGCGCTGGGTGATCATCGGGCCCAACGGCGCGGGCAAGACGACGTTGCTCCAGGTGGCCGCCTCGCTGCTGTTCCCGACCGAGGGGTCGGTGGAGATCCTCGGCGAGCGGCTCGGCCAGACGGACGTGTTCGACCTGCGGCCCCGGATCGGGCTGGCCAGCGCGGCGCTGTCGGAGCGCATCCCGCCGGACGAGAAGGTCATCGATCTCGTGCTCACCGCGTCGTACGCCATCCTGGGCCGCTGGAACGAGGAGTACGACTCCAACGACGTCACCCGCGCCGTCGAGCTGATCGACCAGCTCGGCTGCGCGCACCTGATCCGGCGGCGCTTCTCGACGCTGTCGGAGGGCGAGCGCAAGCGCGTGCAGATCGCCCGCGCGCTCATGCCGGACCCGGAGCTGCTCCTGCTCGACGAGCCCGCCGCCGGGCTCGACGTGGCCGGCCGCGAGGACCTGGTACGCCGCCTCGGCGCGCTGGCCCAGGACCCGGCGTCGCCGACGATGGTCCTGGTCACCCATCACGTCGAGGAGATCCCGGCCGGGTTCACCCACGTGCTGCTGCTGCGCGGCGGCGCGGTCGTCGACGAGGGGCCGATCGAGACGGCGATGACGGCGGAGAACCTGTCGGCCACCTTCGGCGTCCCGCTGCATCTCGACCAGGGGCAGACCGGCCGCTGGTACGCCCGGCCCCTCTGA
- a CDS encoding sulfite exporter TauE/SafE family protein translates to MTPWEAVAVFAAGVGAGAINAVVGSGSLITFPTMLAVGFPPIVANVSNNVGLVPGGVTGVLGYRAELRGQRERLVRLGVASVIGSLAGGLLLLRLPAEAFGVIVPVLIGLACLMVVFQPRINEWLAARRRPHPHGGPWLWAGVLGAGTYGGYFGAAQGIVLIGLLGSFLDEDLQRVNAAKNLLSLLVNATAAVLFAFIAPVDWTAALTVALGSAAGGFLGARLGRRLPAPLLRGFIVVVGIVAIVKLVF, encoded by the coding sequence GTGACGCCGTGGGAGGCGGTCGCGGTCTTCGCGGCCGGTGTGGGGGCCGGGGCGATCAACGCGGTCGTGGGATCGGGGTCGCTGATCACGTTCCCCACGATGCTGGCCGTCGGGTTCCCGCCGATCGTCGCCAACGTGTCGAACAACGTCGGCCTCGTCCCCGGCGGGGTGACCGGGGTGCTCGGCTACCGCGCGGAGCTCAGGGGCCAGCGCGAGCGCCTGGTCCGGCTGGGCGTCGCCTCGGTGATCGGCTCGCTCGCCGGCGGGCTGCTGCTCCTGCGCCTGCCCGCGGAGGCCTTCGGGGTCATCGTCCCGGTGCTCATCGGCCTGGCCTGCCTCATGGTGGTGTTCCAGCCCAGGATCAACGAGTGGCTGGCCGCGCGGCGGCGGCCGCACCCGCACGGCGGGCCGTGGCTCTGGGCGGGCGTCCTCGGCGCCGGGACGTACGGCGGCTACTTCGGCGCGGCCCAGGGGATCGTCCTGATCGGTCTGCTGGGCAGCTTCCTCGACGAGGACCTGCAACGGGTCAACGCGGCCAAGAACCTGCTGTCGTTGCTGGTCAACGCCACGGCGGCGGTGCTGTTCGCGTTCATCGCGCCGGTGGACTGGACCGCCGCGCTGACGGTGGCGCTGGGGTCGGCCGCGGGCGGCTTCCTCGGCGCCCGCCTCGGCCGCAGACTGCCCGCGCCCTTGCTCCGGGGCTTCATTGTTGTCGTCGGAATCGTGGCGATAGTGAAGCTGGTGTTCTGA